The sequence ATACCCGCCGCAAAAGCTGAACAGCAGTCTCCCCATGTTCCACTTGTTCATTGTATCCCACATGTTCTTGCGCATAATCTTCTTTCAACTGTGGTTCAGGAAACACTTCCTCATCTTCAGGTTCAGGAGATGCATTCAAGTCCATGCTGGAAATCATTAAATCCAATTAGAAGCATTTTCTGATGCACCAACGGAAACTGCAGAAATTATTTAGCAATTTTTTCCATTAACAAACAATAATGAATATGTGGTAAGCCGAATAAGTGCATCTTTCCTCAAAACATTATCTTAATTGACCAGAAGCATCATGGATCAAATCCATCCTTGAGAAACGTACGCACCCCCCGCTCTTTACTCATGATAAATAATCCATGTACTACCAAAATCGCATAAAGAACTAATCTCTTCTGCAGGAATTCTTTTCATAGTAAATCAACAAACCATTCAGATATAAACAAGATGAACGCAGCAAATAAATCTCCCATATCCATTACGGTCCCTTATGTTTGTCTCTTTCAATAACTCCTTTCTCCTCTTTCCATGCTACACCTTAATAGTGTGGGGTATTTGTAAGGATTTTTGCATTATTTACCAATTTTGCATTATATATCGTGCTATAAAGATTCTAAGGAGTAGGACAAACATCAGGTCCtgattaaaacaaaacaaagcaaAGCAACAATACTCCACATTCCAACATATGCAATCATCAAAAGCATATAAAATGCCGAAAAATAAGAAAGTTTTACAAGTTAAAGAAGCTAAAGTAGTctgaaaaacattaaaaaaatcccAACCAACATCAAAGTGAAATTCATAATCTGAAGTAATGAAAGCTTTAAAAACAAGAAATTACTAAGACTATTAACTTTCTTCCTGTAATGAGTACAGATAAAAATTGAAAACTTTCTTCTGCAACCAAGAACGGATTCATAAAAACATCAATTCTTACATTCTCTTGAACAGAAACACAAATCCCACAagcaaaaaaatcattaaaacagCATCCTTAAAAGGGCGAGGACATGCCACACAAGTAAAAGTTTGACGACAAAAAAACCGTCAATTGCTGAAAGCAGCAATGGACATTAATCCCCAACCCGACAAAGCGAAAAACGATTCCAACCTGAaggaaaaaagagagaaaactcCAATCGATTGCGCATCAATTATCCGCTGAACGCCTTGGCAACACCAAACAGAACTCTCGTTCAAGACAAACCAATCCAAAAAAAGGTTGCTCTTCAATTCCCCGCACGACTTAAAACCCTACAATTGAGTGAAATTCACATCGTACTTCGACACCAGGAAAAAACCCTAGACAGAAAAACCGGCTGCACTGGAGGCACAAAGATCGCGCGATTCAAATCATGAGAATacgattaaaaaaaacatcagGAAAAAAGGGATTCgattaatatatatgtaaatataggAAGCCGTTGTATGTGATAGATATATATATCGGTGGTGTATCAGTGGGATTATGTTTTGGAGGAATTTGTTGGAAGTAAATATGTGAGATTTGAGGGGTAAAGCTACAAGGAAACAATCTGCAGATGTGGAGGGGAGGGACAATATGGTAATTTTAACTGAACAAAGAAAGTTCGTTTCAAAAATCTTGTAATGGAACGAAGGGGAGAGGTGGCTATGGGGTATTTAAGGATGAAGAAAGTCGGTAGGGCGTGTTTGGTAAGGGAGTCGCTTTTATTATTGtgacctttttttttcttttttttctttttaattatggTAACTATTTGTCtattaatcataattttttctttttttaattaattatggtaACTATTTGTCtattaatcataatttatgtATGACATAAACTTTGCATACAATTATATTTAAGTAATTTTAATCTCTAACATCTTATTAAGCACGAGATTTATAGAATAACTATTTTTTGTCTTCAAAATATACCATACCATAATTTTTCCTCGtaaaatgaatatttatattattatttatgagaTTTTCAAATACCTAATTTTCATATGTAAAAATTTATCCATTTCCCCCCTTAATACcctaatttaatgaaaattaaaataaaaaaattccgaATATGAAATTTGATGGAATAACTATTCCAACATAATTACCatggaaaaaaagaaaatcaacatACTTAAAATTGTATTTGTAAATATGTAGTTAAGTttctatatttaataatatttctttTTCGCTTTATTTACTAAAATACTCTTATTATCTAAGTCTTGAAATAATATGTAGTTTTTTTTcatgagtgagtctcatgtgagaccgtctcgcggatcttaatctgtgagacggatcaaccctacccatgttcacaataaaaagtaatactcttagcataaaaagtaatactttttcatggatgacccaaataagagatccgtctcacaaatacgactcgtgagatcgtctcacacaagtgtTTGCCTTTTTTTCATTGTATGAAATAAGGTTTGGAAGCCCATATTAAATCGAAGGAGTAGAGAAATCCAAAAGTCATTTACTACTTACTAGGCAGTGTGGATTAAAAAATACAAGTTGAGGAAAAGGGAAAGCAAACATTAGCATTTTCCTAAAAGCAAAATGACCCAAATTTTGCACGGACTGTCAGAAATAATCCTCTGTTTTGTTTGAGTCAAACTGAATCATAATATTGCAGTCCTCAAATTTTGCTTTCCCTTTTCCTCAACTTTTATTTTGTGATCCACACTGCCTAGTAAATGACTTGTTGGATTTCTCTCCTCCTCCGATTTAATATGGGCTTCCAAATAATTTGTTCATTGTATCTCTGCAGATGTATTGCTAAAGAGAGCTAAGCCTAGAACACAATGGGTGATATACATGCATCTTTTATAGCATAAATCACTAGATTAGATACTTCATTGATATGGTTTTGAAAGTTGCCAATTTCAAGTTTTGCCAACCACCGAAGGAAACGGAACCTTGGGCGACTTGCTTTAAATCAAACAAGTCAAACATGATCAAGCTCAAAATTAGACTAAAAATTGGATTCGGAGTTACAGTCTACAACACTGACAATTAAAGAAGACGTTATAAATTCACACTCTTTATGGAAACAGTCCATGAGCTACCAGAAAGAAAATTCAGgtcattttatttaatgttcTATGTCTATCTGCTCAAAACATAGCCAATTATCTTAACGGAGTAACAAAATTGAAGAGGAAACATCCAAGACATGTATAAAATGTAAGAAATGGCTGAATAAGAAGCTGATCTTCTCTACCGACTTCATATGTTTGCCAACACAAATCCAGGGTTGCAGAAGATTAAACGGAAGCTCAAGAAAGTTCGCCACAGCAAGCTGATTCTTTTTGGCCGACCAAATTCACGGGCAAGCGCGTCACAATTTCATGAAGCATGTCACCTATAGAACAACGGTTCAGCAAGTACTCAAAGGAAACTATATATATTGGAATTGAGTTAATTGACAGATAATGTGAGTTGCGTGTACGTACATCAGACAAAGCTCCGGTTAGATTCCAAATTGACTTTCACCTGTAATTCATCATTATTAGACTGGTTCTCTTCTTCACCCAAACTTGCATCGGATCCTGCTGAAGATTCAGCGGATTCAACTATCTCAGACACCATCTTctcatgtttttcttttaattccgGGGAACTTATAGCCCCCACGATGGCTTGCCTGAGTTCAGCCTCCAAAGCCTCGATCTTACTTTTTGAGTCTGGATCTTGTGAGTTTCCAGCTTTTGCCACTTCTGCCTTTAGCAGTTCAATCCTGTCTTTCAAACCTGATGAATTGACAACGTCATCTATGATCATGTTAACTTCTTCATTGAATGCTTTTATTTTTGCCTTGGCTTCTGGGACAGCAGGTGGGTTCACTTGCAAACCCATGGATCCAAGAACAGCCTTAAATTCGGTGTCCAACTCTTCTTTCAATTGCAAAACCTTTGCTTTTAGCTCCTGGTTTGAACCAATATCCGACAATCCTGACTCTGAAATTTCAGCTTTCAGCGTCTCTATCTTCTGTTTCATATCAGGCTGATCCACGAGTTCCCtgaattttttattcatttccagTCTCGTTTCTTCTTTGTCTGTTCTACTTTTTGAGGGATTCAAAGCTTTGGATAACTCTTTCATCATATCAAGCTTATATTTCAAGCTGGAGTAATTAGGAGCTGAAGGAATCTTTTTGTCAAACTCATCCTTAAGCAGTTCAATCTTTTCTTTCAATGCGGGATGGGCAAGCTGGTCCTGTACATTCCTCGCTTTTGCAATTTCTTCTCGCACCATCAAAATTTTGTCCTCCATACCTACAGCTTTTGCAGCCTCATCATACTCGTAATCAATCTCTCTTTTcaatttctctaccatctcTTTCAATCCTGTCTCGGGAATCTCTGAGGGTGATTTACTGGCTTCCAAGATCCGTAGTTTCAGTTTTTCTACCTCGTCCCTCAATTCCGATTCTGAGGTCTTGCTTATCTGTACTATgggttcttctttctttttcataTTGACCTTCCTTTTGGGATCTATTGGAATCCCTTCCTGGAATCCGCCAAGTTTCCGGAATTTTTGAGCCCTGTGTTTTAGTAGTGTTTCTGTATCCATCTTTACAAGTTCCTGTATGCACCAGAAACATCTTAGTCTCCTGATGAATATCCGTTCAAACACTAATTGTAATGTAGGAGGAAGAATGTGCCACTTACTTCCATGGATTCAACAATTGCAGTTTTTAACTGTTGTGAGGTCCAGTAAGGATCTGCATGTGCACCACCAAGAGGTTCCTACAACGAGCCACAAATAATTATCATTTGATAGTAAGGTGGTAGAAATGGAAATCATACCAGTGCCAATATTTGAAAGCTGAAGCACAGGATTAAGGTATATGATGAACAATCTAAGATGGAACAATATTTAATATCATGAAGCTGCCACAAAGTTTTTAACATAATTTTCCAACTAGAACCTCATgttaaaacaaaataaactgtaccatttttttttttgaaaaagaaaatgttttcaGTATACAAAAATGAGACAAATGATTTTAGAGACATTGAATAGTGGGACAAGAAGGCATGAAAGTAGAAAATAATATACTGACACAAGTAATAGAACACGTGAAGAAGTTATTACTGGGATGACACCATCAGCAATTTCTAACTTCATCAGCTCTTTAGATGTTATCTTCAGCTTTTCAGCAGCCTGAAAAGGGAAAAAAGGAACAAGTCAAAACTATCACAGGTTATGACCGGTAAAACAGATACATTCTTAAATCACCTTTGGTGAAGCTTTGGCAGTCTTCCACAAGATTGCTGCGCATGCTTCAGGGCTGTCACATAAAGGGAAAGGAAAATCAAAATAGCAACCAAATTTACATACACTGATAAGAGTTTTTTAAGAAAGAAGTGGAAACCCATCTGAATGGGCGACTGCGTGCTATTTGCATATAATGTTTCAGCAACACAAAAAGCTTTATTGCATGAACTCCTCTAAGTGAAATTATCTCAATCCTCAGCAAATGGGAAGCTTAATATTGAATTTTCAGGTTTCACTTTTAATTCAACGGAGTATCAAGTCTTATAAGTTGAACATAATTTGTTAATCTCTACGTTTATGCATAATGCACTCAAATAGCATTGCCTGAAACTGCTAAGTTTCCAAGAACTGTTTAGCTTATTATGTTTCACTATTGTTTCTTAATAACAATAAAGCACTTCAAAAACTATGAAACCAAAATCGCACTGCTCAAGAGAATCATTTACTCTTAAAATTTCCAAAGTAAACCAGTTGTAGCCATGACGAAAGCCAAAGATGGTAAGAGTAACGGAGGATATAGACGATAAAGTATGCACTGGAACCAATAACTCAGGTATAAAATAACCCCTCAAAGCAGCAGCCATCACACAATTCGGTAATTAAATTATACATCGGTGTCACTGAGCAGGTATCTAGAGTGTGGAAGAAAAACGAAGACAAATCCAAACAAGCATCTTAAGGCACATAGTAGTTAAACAAAACGATGATAGAGATGCACCTGGCAACATAAAAGACAGCGTTTTCAAGCATTAACAACTTGTTAGCACAACCAATTGCCAGTGCTCCACCAGAGCCTCCTTCTCCAAGCACAATTGAAACAATTGGAACTTTGAGACCAAACATAGTCCTCAAGTTCTGAGCTATAGCTTCACCCTTCACGTgaaaaaataaagggaaaaaacAGTCAACATAAACCCTTTACACTTGGCACACACGATTCAGCAATAAGGACTTCACTTGATGGAATGCTATACAGTACTTGGCCTAATTCCTCAGATTTAAGATCAGCATATGCCCCAGGAGTGTCAATGAAAGTGACAATTGGAAATCCATGGTGATCCGCATAGTACATCATGCGCAGAGCCTTCCGGTAACTGTTGAAATCAGAATGTCACAGTCAGCGCTAGATAAAACAGAAATATGCCCACTAAAACTTCCATGATCTGTGGAAATGTGAAATTTTCCATGTCACTGTACCAGAGTCAAACAGATACTATTAACCAAGAAAGAAAGGGCATTGAttgcttttttctttttcatttttccacCAATGTTAAGATCATGTAGAAATATAGAATGTAAGAATTCTTTCTTAAATGCATACCCATGAGGAGTAGGCATCCCAAAGTTCCGCTGTATATTCTCTTTTGTATTCCGGCCCTTCTGATGGCCCATGAACATGTAGCTTCTTCCATTTATTGTACCAAGTCCTGTGACGACAGCGGGATCATCATATCCAGCTCGATCTCCATGGAGCTCCACAAACTGCACATATGTAAAAGTACAGGCCAATTCAGATACAGGAAAAAATTTCTTCCTTATTAAATCTACAATTCATCGTTTTCTTATACTTCTACTGGATGTTATTAATTCTCAAGATAAAGCAGACAATAAACCCTATGTTTAAAATAAGTTGCAGGTGGAGAGACCTTGTCAGTAATATTGAATATGTGATCAAGAAATGTTGGCCTGTTGGGATGTCGTGCAATATTCACACGTTGTATGGGAGTCAAATGAGTGTACAGATCTTTTAGAGCCTGCAAATTGACATGGATTAAGTGAAAATACCAAAACAGTTTGAAATAGAGATAAGATCATAAATTTTGCCTCTCAAGTCTTAAGTAGAAGGTCATTATATGATAACAGTTGTAGCAGGAATTGCATTTGCAATGGAATCGAAAGAGGAAGTGTGGTGAAATGGAATTGAAATTATAAGCATGTTTATTGGCTAAACCTGTTGATACTTGTTCTCCAGAGAGATAATTTGATCGCTGAAGTCCAGACCAGTTTCATTCGCCATCTTTTGCACCTGCATAAGAAAATCAATAGGATCGAAGCAAGCCATGAAATTTTCTACATAAAGGAGTTCATTTCATAAATGTGCGCTAAGATCTTATAAAATTCATacatcaattatttttttctgcAGATCCACGAGAGGTTTCTCGAAGTCCAATGTCACTGGCTTTGGTTTCTCTTTCAAAGGCTTGAAAGGTGAGAGATGGCTTAGGATTCCGCCCTTCACATTTGGGTCAGGATCTTCTGGCCATGGATATTCATGCTTTTTCACTTTCCTGAGCTTTGCAGATACAGTGAAACCTCTCCTTTTTGCTCCTAGTTGCACCCTTCCAAGTGCTTTTAGGGGAACGCCAAAAACTCCATTACTTGAGCTCCTAAGAAGATCCAAAGCAGTAGGTTTGGAAGCTGAATTCCCATTGAATGCCACCGGAGATGGGGTCATGGAAGCCATCGTCCCACTTGAAGGACCAGATCAGTTGGGACAGTGAATACCTTTAAAGGGCGAAAGAGGGGAAAAAACATtcatttcaaaaagaaaagtaccaaaaacgtaaaatactaaaaccaagagaaaaataaacaaaatattctctttAAGAAATTGAGAATCCAATTCATAAGTGCACACTGTCATTCAAACCTTATTCACAAATGTCGTTTGAGAAATGTCCAGATAAAAGAAGGGGTACTACGAAACTATCAGCGACGGCTAGGCTAGTGAGGAACCTAATATGCATCAAGAGCACTCAAATTCTTACTTCAGTTTCTTTTCTGATTGCTCAGTTATTATGACAGCGCAATAAGGGGAAAGAGAGTATGAAGGTACGTGATTTTACCGTTCAGTGAACGGTGACATTTATTTAACATGCAGCTACTATATGCATAAATTTAAGGAGCatagaaaaggaaaaaattcaacaaaacgGGGAAAAATCGAAAATAAAAGTATTCAAGCTCCAAGAAAACGGGAAACcccaaaaaatatatacaattttgTAAAATGCTGCCACAGATTCATACCCACAACGAAACAATATAGCAATTACATAAACAAAAGAAGAGACTTCAGCACAAGTTATCCCGAGCTAAAAACAGTTATTCAAAGCAAAAAAAAGCAAATAACACAGCATCCAGCATCCAAGCACCAAAATCGGAGAAAGTTCGGCCAAAAACTGAAAGAAAACACACCTGATAtatcaaatgcagcagcgaaCGAAATCGTATCCGATTATAGTTGAACAAAAACAAGGAGATCTGAGAAACCGATGGAATGGAATCAAATTGGAGAAGAAATCGAAAGATCGCGGAGCTACATAGGAGAGATCGTCAGGGATGGCGAGGCCGGTTTGTGATTACTGAGACAGAATGGGGAATTTATATGAATTTCGATGGTTCCAATGctgaattaataataataaataaataaataaataaataaaaaacagcTAGCTCGAATGTGCTTCGGCTTTGTCGATAATGAAGGCCAACGTTTTTCGGTAGGGCCGTTGAAAGCCCCGCACAAACACAGCAACCTCAACTACTAAACTCACTACTCGTCTTGCTCAGTTGTCCGACTCACACTtaataaattcatatttatccaaattttttatttattaaaaaatatttcttgaaaaaaaaattgattttaatattttaaatcgtataataatataataattgaaaGGAGGATCCGGGATTTGAGAACCCGGTCCATGTAATTAAAAATGGGAGACGGCCGGTGAGTAGCTGGAGTTACTGTGTGGATCATCGAAGATGCATTTCGTCGAACTCTCGTGGTTGTGGTTGAATGGCGGAAAGTTCCTCCAATGGTAAGCTCCCAGTTGTTCTCTGTATGTATCATGCATTTCCTATCTCAGTCGCATCTAACAATTTTGGGGTTCTACCGGGCAGATGACATTCTCCAGCAACTCAAGCTCGGAATCATCGACTTCGAAATCTCTTCTTCTCCTGTTCCTTCAGTTTCCACTCACTTCCCTCGAAGCTCGAGACCATTCGGGCCTTTCACTGACGCCAAGCCTCGACTCTTTGCCAGGATTGGAAACTTAGCGTAAATGAGTTGTTCTTTTGATAAGGCTCTTGGGTTTTTTTCACCCCCCAAGTGATCAAGTTTGACGTGGTGCTGGATAATCTTTGGTTCGTTTGTTTGGTCAGTGGTTCGTGCTCGCCGCCGTTGAAGAAAGTGGAGCGTTATTCTGTTCGGAGAGTAGCTGGGGATGGAGGCTGCCTGTTTCGTGCCCTGGTATGAGTGAAGTGTCTGTGTTCTCGGAGTCTGATTGTTTTGAAATTGAGACTTTCTGTACAACTCGTGGCATGCGTTGCTAGCTGCCCGGCCCCGAATCACTGTTAATGTTCATTTGTAGCTACGGAGAATGCTTTTTGGAATTTGTGGTATATACAATCAAATGTTGTTCAATGCTGGGGTCATTGCCGAAAGTTCTGTTTCAATAAAGCATGCTTCAATTTGTCAGCCATTATTTGGGTTTCACCAtgctttttatttttcattttgtgGCTTTACGTTTGTTGAATGAGCTCAGGTAAAAGAAATGGCTCTCAACAAAGGTGTGCCACTTAGCTCCCGAGAAGAGAGGGAAAATGCAGGTCTGTGTATGAATGCTGAAGttcttttttaaaagaaatgtcATTTTATTCATTCTCGAGTTATAGATTGTGATTAAGAAGCTTGAAGGCGGCCATCCGAAATCTAAACGTGTCTGTTGTCTTTTTATTGTGTCGTGGTTGTGATTTTTGCATTATTGTACTGTCGGTGGTGTCCTCCATTTCACAGCAAATGCTTGATGTTAATTCAGGGATCAAATGCAATTCTTCAGGTTTTGCATATATGCTGATGAAACCATTACAATGTCTTGTTTCATTTATTTGTATAAGCTTTTGGCAATCATCTAATCAAAGCTCTCAATGGGTGGCAGATGATTTACGGATGGCTGTCGGAGAGATCATCTGTGTCAATGGCAACGAACGGCATCAATATGAAGAGGCGTTGATTGCAATAACTGTTGAGGAACCTTTGAGACGGTGAGCCCTTCAATTTGGTTGACATAAAATTTTTGCTTTCTGTTGGACTTAACTTTTCCAAGTTATGGTCTTCTTCTTGTTCAGTTTAATTCAACTCAAATGATATTGTGTGCCATTGCAGCTACTGCCAACGTATTAGGAGGCCTGATTTTTGGGGTGGAGAGGCAGAACTTTAGGTGAGTTCATTACTTTATTGTTTTTCCCTCTCTTGCTAAGTTGATGATACTTGGACATTTCTAAGGGTCCTCGGACACTCTTGAGTTCCCTCTTATTCTTTCTTTTGTTGGAGTTATAAGTTAACTGAACTTGAAAGCTTATACTGAATTGTCAAACCAACTGAATTTGGATTTTCTGAGATGATGAAAACATAGATGGAATGCGTGCCTGATGGAAAATATGTAATGTGAGCATTATTGTTTATCCCCAAGAGACGAAAAACAGGATGAAATATGATGCGTAATTTCTTATTTGTCTGAAATGCATGCCACCACAACTCATTTGCTAAATTTTCATCATGTAGAAGtggatatatattatatcatgtattttgctaacagaaaacaaaaaaaataaactaaacTGTATATACGACAAACATAGAGACAAAGGAAACAGAAAAAGGAAACTAACAGATACGGAAGGATGAAGGTACTAAAGCCCAAGAACAGCAATCAAATAATTTGATGACTGATAAAATGGGTGGAATGATTCTCAGGCTGTGATATGCC comes from Primulina huaijiensis isolate GDHJ02 unplaced genomic scaffold, ASM1229523v2 scaffold10763, whole genome shotgun sequence and encodes:
- the LOC140965518 gene encoding acetyl-coenzyme A carboxylase carboxyl transferase subunit alpha, chloroplastic-like: MASMTPSPVAFNGNSASKPTALDLLRSSSNGVFGVPLKALGRVQLGAKRRGFTVSAKLRKVKKHEYPWPEDPDPNVKGGILSHLSPFKPLKEKPKPVTLDFEKPLVDLQKKIIDVQKMANETGLDFSDQIISLENKYQQALKDLYTHLTPIQRVNIARHPNRPTFLDHIFNITDKFVELHGDRAGYDDPAVVTGLGTINGRSYMFMGHQKGRNTKENIQRNFGMPTPHGYRKALRMMYYADHHGFPIVTFIDTPGAYADLKSEELGQGEAIAQNLRTMFGLKVPIVSIVLGEGGSGGALAIGCANKLLMLENAVFYVASPEACAAILWKTAKASPKAAEKLKITSKELMKLEIADGVIPEPLGGAHADPYWTSQQLKTAIVESMEELVKMDTETLLKHRAQKFRKLGGFQEGIPIDPKRKVNMKKKEEPIVQISKTSESELRDEVEKLKLRILEASKSPSEIPETGLKEMVEKLKREIDYEYDEAAKAVGMEDKILMVREEIAKARNVQDQLAHPALKEKIELLKDEFDKKIPSAPNYSSLKYKLDMMKELSKALNPSKSRTDKEETRLEMNKKFRELVDQPDMKQKIETLKAEISESGLSDIGSNQELKAKVLQLKEELDTEFKAVLGSMGLQVNPPAVPEAKAKIKAFNEEVNMIIDDVVNSSGLKDRIELLKAEVAKAGNSQDPDSKSKIEALEAELRQAIVGAISSPELKEKHEKMVSEIVESAESSAGSDASLGEEENQSNNDELQVKVNLESNRSFV
- the LOC140965519 gene encoding OVARIAN TUMOR DOMAIN-containing deubiquitinating enzyme 3-like, which produces MAESSSNDDILQQLKLGIIDFEISSSPVPSVSTHFPRSSRPFGPFTDAKPRLFARIGNLAGSCSPPLKKVERYSVRRVAGDGGCLFRALVKEMALNKGVPLSSREERENADDLRMAVGEIICVNGNERHQYEEALIAITVEEPLRRYCQRIRRPDFWGGEAEL